One part of the Marinobacterium rhizophilum genome encodes these proteins:
- a CDS encoding TRAP transporter small permease: MDYWPHLYLLVFIIILWILEKLFPSTMAKAEENLLVLVISSIMLVSFGQVIARYGFNTGWSAALEFNTLGFSWLILLGMSYGIKTGIHLGVDIVLNAVPHKVCKALSLFGAFATLMYGLILLDSTWLAMLGVDVRGGAIEYWAKMYKIGIGVEELRYPAFMQEAFGFQPRVHRWLVLVILPISLALLIYRSLQAFIDIWRDKRPMLISGHEAKDLVEENLNILKD; encoded by the coding sequence ATGGACTACTGGCCGCACTTATATCTACTGGTCTTCATCATTATCCTCTGGATTCTGGAGAAGCTGTTTCCCTCCACGATGGCCAAGGCCGAAGAAAACCTGCTGGTGCTGGTGATCAGCTCGATCATGCTGGTGTCGTTCGGCCAGGTCATCGCTCGCTACGGTTTCAATACCGGCTGGTCTGCCGCGCTTGAGTTCAACACGCTGGGCTTTTCGTGGCTGATCCTGCTGGGCATGAGCTATGGCATCAAGACCGGCATTCACCTGGGGGTGGATATCGTGCTCAATGCCGTGCCGCACAAAGTGTGCAAGGCGCTGTCGCTGTTCGGTGCCTTCGCCACCCTGATGTACGGCCTGATCCTGCTCGACTCCACCTGGCTGGCCATGCTGGGCGTGGATGTGCGCGGCGGGGCTATCGAGTACTGGGCCAAGATGTACAAGATTGGCATTGGCGTGGAAGAGCTGCGTTACCCCGCCTTCATGCAGGAAGCCTTTGGCTTTCAGCCGCGTGTACACCGCTGGCTGGTGCTGGTCATATTGCCGATCAGCCTGGCGCTGCTGATTTACCGTTCCTTGCAGGCGTTCATCGATATCTGGCGGGACAAGCGACCCATGCTGATCAGCGGGCATGAAGCGAAGGACCTGGTGGAAGAAAACTTGAACATACTGAAAGACTGA
- the gshA gene encoding glutamate--cysteine ligase, translated as MSAALQKQLDQLVRNGQAALLKGILHGIEKEGLRVNAQGQLSQTAHPRTLGAALTHSYITTDYSEALLEYITPVFTRSEDALEFLADLHRFGYEALGDELVWCASMPCDIPDEEGIPIARYGSSNVGQLKHVYRTGLKHRYGKMMQTIAGIHYNFSLPENLWPALQEQQQNRDSLQDFRSAQYFRLIRNFRRYGWVLLYLFGASPALCSSFLKGRSHQLESLNQDTLYLPYATSLRMSDLGYSNKAQSSLGICFNHLQTYTASLHRAIHTPYPRYDAIGLKVDGEYRQLNTSILQIENEYYSDIRPKRVAHSGEKPLHALHTRGVEYVEIRNTDINPLLPLGIDQQQADFMDAFLVTCLLAGDELIEDDECERISDNLNRVVTRGREPGLMLQFGETERSLTQWGHEILDMVSQTAAVLDRNDQDSRFSAAVVAQRLKLDDPSLTPSAQVLARLQESRLSHSEFSLAQSLAHRDTLRKTALSEKRHAYFSELTLGSLSDQARIEADDSVDFDQYLADYLAQ; from the coding sequence TTGTCTGCAGCACTTCAAAAGCAGCTGGACCAGTTGGTCCGTAATGGTCAGGCGGCATTGCTCAAGGGCATCCTGCACGGCATCGAAAAGGAAGGCCTGCGCGTCAACGCCCAGGGTCAGCTGTCCCAGACTGCGCACCCGAGGACGCTGGGCGCTGCCTTGACCCACAGCTATATCACGACGGACTACTCCGAAGCCCTGCTGGAGTACATTACGCCGGTTTTCACGCGCTCGGAAGACGCGCTGGAGTTTCTGGCCGACCTGCACCGCTTCGGCTACGAAGCGCTGGGTGACGAACTGGTCTGGTGTGCCAGCATGCCCTGCGACATCCCGGATGAAGAAGGCATCCCGATCGCCCGCTATGGCAGCTCCAATGTTGGTCAGCTCAAGCATGTGTACCGTACCGGCCTCAAGCATCGCTATGGCAAGATGATGCAAACCATCGCCGGCATTCACTACAACTTCTCACTGCCCGAAAACCTGTGGCCGGCACTGCAGGAGCAGCAGCAGAACCGCGACAGCCTGCAGGACTTTCGCTCGGCACAGTATTTCCGGCTGATTCGCAACTTCCGCCGCTACGGCTGGGTCTTGCTGTACCTGTTTGGCGCATCACCGGCGCTGTGCAGCTCCTTCCTCAAGGGCCGCAGTCACCAACTTGAGAGCCTGAACCAGGACACCCTCTATCTGCCTTACGCCACCTCGCTGCGCATGAGCGACCTGGGTTATTCGAACAAGGCGCAGTCATCCCTGGGGATTTGTTTCAACCACCTGCAGACCTACACCGCTTCGCTGCACCGGGCCATTCACACGCCCTACCCGCGCTATGATGCCATTGGACTGAAAGTGGACGGCGAATACCGCCAGCTCAACACCAGCATTTTGCAGATCGAAAACGAGTATTACAGCGATATCCGTCCCAAGCGCGTGGCCCATTCCGGCGAAAAGCCGCTGCATGCGTTGCACACCCGGGGCGTTGAGTATGTCGAAATCCGCAACACGGATATCAACCCGCTGCTGCCCCTGGGCATCGACCAGCAGCAGGCCGACTTTATGGACGCCTTCCTGGTTACCTGCCTGCTGGCGGGCGATGAACTGATCGAGGATGACGAATGCGAGCGCATCAGCGACAACCTCAACCGGGTGGTGACACGCGGCCGTGAGCCAGGCCTGATGCTGCAGTTTGGTGAAACTGAACGCTCGCTGACACAGTGGGGGCACGAAATTCTCGACATGGTCAGCCAGACGGCGGCCGTACTGGACAGAAACGATCAGGACAGTCGCTTTAGCGCAGCCGTTGTAGCCCAGCGCTTGAAACTGGACGACCCGAGCCTGACGCCCTCGGCCCAGGTGCTGGCACGGCTGCAGGAAAGCCGGCTAAGCCACAGTGAGTTCAGCCTCGCCCAGAGCCTGGCGCACCGTGACACCCTACGGAAAACCGCACTGAGCGAGAAGCGTCACGCCTACTTCAGCGAGCTGACCCTGGGATCTCTGAGCGACCAGGCCCGCATTGAAGCCGACGACAGTGTCGATTTTGACCAGTACCTGGCCGACTACCTGGCGCAGTAA
- a CDS encoding Tex family protein, which translates to MQIEKLIASELNARTEQVQAAIRLLDEGASVPFISRYRKELTGALDDTQLRTLEQRLGYLRDLAERRDIVLGSIRDQGKLSAELEQQILAADTKNRLEDLYLPYRPKRRTRAQKAREAGLEPLSDLLLGGKGQGSPQQQAQNFLNPPASIETAEQALEGARHILVERLAENADLLASVRTWLWQQGELLVTVARGKETEGQKFSNYFDYRERCGRIPSHRALAILRGHQEGVLRYSLQPPEGQEQEGVQRIARHWQLRPGNGKAQLWLDETLQQCWSQKLLPGIESDLVRQMRIAAEAEAIQVFARNLRDLLLAAPAGQRATLGLDPGLRSGTKAAVIDATGKLLAHETLYPHAPHKRWDQALATLAKLCRTHKVELIAIGNGTASRETEQLAQELAQKEPALSLVPVVVSEAGASVYSASELAAREFPDLDVTIRGAVSIARRLQDPLAELVKIDAKAIGVGQYQHDVDQGALARMLGAVTEDCVNHVGVDLNTASVELLSQIAGLSRSVASNIVEYRNQQGAFSRRQQLLKVPRLGPKAYEQCAGFLRIRNASHVLDNSAVHPEAYPLVERMAQQLGCSLSQLIGDPARLAQLNLGALRTERFGDYTLGDIVRELEKPGRDPRPEFVSARFDDAVTRMEDLTTGMQLEGVITNITNFGAFVDIGVHQDGLVHISELADRFVKDPHDLVSTGQIVQVRVLEVDARRKRIALSMKSAPGTAVPATGSSPDATSRPATKTAAKPGKAGGHKPATQAEGTLAAKLRAAGLSKR; encoded by the coding sequence ATGCAGATTGAAAAGCTCATTGCCAGCGAGCTGAACGCTCGCACCGAACAGGTCCAGGCCGCCATACGGCTGCTCGACGAAGGCGCGTCCGTGCCCTTTATTTCCCGTTACCGCAAGGAACTCACCGGGGCGCTGGACGACACCCAGTTGCGTACTCTCGAACAGCGCCTTGGCTATCTGCGCGACCTGGCAGAAAGACGCGACATCGTACTGGGCAGCATCCGTGACCAGGGCAAGCTCAGTGCCGAACTGGAACAACAGATTCTGGCCGCCGATACCAAAAACCGCCTTGAGGATCTGTACCTGCCCTATCGTCCCAAGCGCCGCACCCGCGCGCAAAAGGCCCGCGAAGCCGGCCTCGAGCCCCTCAGTGACCTGCTGCTGGGCGGCAAGGGCCAGGGCTCGCCACAGCAGCAGGCGCAGAATTTTCTGAACCCGCCGGCGAGCATAGAAACCGCCGAGCAGGCGCTGGAGGGAGCACGCCATATCCTGGTCGAGCGCCTGGCCGAGAATGCCGACCTGCTCGCCTCTGTACGCACTTGGCTGTGGCAGCAGGGCGAACTGCTGGTCACCGTCGCCAGGGGCAAGGAAACCGAGGGTCAGAAGTTCAGCAATTATTTCGACTACCGCGAACGCTGTGGCCGCATCCCGTCTCACCGGGCGCTGGCGATCCTGCGCGGCCACCAGGAAGGCGTGTTGCGCTACAGCCTGCAGCCCCCCGAAGGCCAGGAACAGGAAGGGGTTCAGCGTATCGCGCGCCACTGGCAACTGCGCCCAGGCAACGGCAAGGCACAGCTCTGGCTGGATGAAACCCTGCAGCAGTGCTGGTCACAGAAATTGCTGCCCGGCATCGAAAGCGACCTGGTACGCCAGATGCGAATCGCCGCCGAGGCCGAGGCCATTCAGGTATTTGCCCGCAACCTGCGCGACCTGCTGCTGGCCGCCCCGGCCGGGCAGCGCGCCACCCTGGGACTGGACCCCGGCCTGCGCAGCGGCACCAAGGCCGCGGTCATCGACGCCACCGGCAAGCTGCTGGCCCACGAGACCCTTTACCCCCACGCGCCGCACAAGCGCTGGGACCAGGCACTGGCAACCCTGGCCAAACTCTGTCGCACCCACAAGGTTGAGCTTATAGCCATCGGCAACGGTACCGCCTCACGCGAAACCGAGCAGCTGGCGCAGGAACTGGCCCAGAAGGAACCCGCCCTGTCGCTGGTACCGGTCGTGGTCAGCGAGGCCGGCGCCTCGGTCTATTCCGCCTCCGAGCTCGCCGCCCGGGAGTTTCCCGACCTGGATGTCACCATCCGCGGCGCGGTGTCCATCGCCCGCCGCCTGCAGGACCCCCTGGCCGAGCTGGTCAAGATAGACGCCAAGGCCATAGGCGTCGGTCAGTATCAGCATGACGTCGATCAGGGTGCGCTTGCCCGCATGCTCGGTGCCGTGACCGAGGATTGCGTCAACCATGTGGGGGTTGATCTCAATACTGCCTCGGTCGAACTGCTGAGCCAGATTGCCGGCCTGAGCCGCAGCGTCGCCAGCAATATCGTCGAATACCGCAACCAGCAGGGCGCTTTCAGCCGGCGCCAGCAACTGCTGAAAGTGCCGCGCCTGGGCCCCAAGGCCTATGAGCAGTGTGCCGGTTTTCTGCGCATTCGCAACGCCAGCCATGTACTGGACAACTCCGCCGTGCACCCCGAAGCCTATCCGCTGGTCGAGCGCATGGCACAACAGCTGGGCTGCTCGCTGTCACAGCTGATCGGAGACCCGGCCCGGCTTGCGCAACTCAACCTTGGCGCCCTGCGCACCGAGCGCTTTGGCGACTACACACTGGGCGATATCGTGCGCGAACTGGAAAAACCGGGCCGCGATCCGCGGCCGGAATTTGTCAGCGCACGCTTCGACGATGCGGTCACGCGCATGGAAGACCTGACGACAGGCATGCAGCTTGAAGGGGTCATTACCAATATCACCAATTTCGGCGCCTTTGTGGATATCGGCGTGCACCAGGACGGGCTGGTACATATCTCCGAGCTGGCCGATCGTTTCGTGAAGGATCCCCATGACCTGGTCAGCACCGGCCAGATCGTGCAGGTACGGGTGCTGGAAGTCGATGCCCGGCGCAAGCGCATCGCCCTGAGCATGAAGAGCGCTCCAGGCACGGCAGTGCCTGCGACCGGTTCCAGCCCGGATGCGACCTCAAGGCCCGCGACCAAAACGGCAGCCAAACCCGGAAAAGCCGGTGGTCACAAGCCTGCCACGCAGGCCGAGGGGACGCTGGCCGCCAAATTGCGGGCCGCCGGGCTCAGCAAGCGCTGA
- a CDS encoding sigma-54-dependent transcriptional regulator — protein sequence MPTKDTTQDRPVILVDDEKHIRLAAGQTLELAGYDVTTLERGERVLELLSDDWNGVLISDINMPGMDGLELLERVRAIDADLPMILITGHGDISMAVAAMRAGAYDFIEKPFAADLLLDVVRRAMEKRALTIENRRLTLELEAQSAPGPRLLGNAPAIKQLRRLLHSIADAPADIMIQAETGSGKDLMARYIHEHSARREHNFVAINCGAVPENLIESELFGHEKGAFTDARSRRIGKFEHANGGTLFLDEIESMPLALQIKLLRVLEERAIERLGSNELIALDLRVIAASKTDLKALAARGEFREDLYYRLNVVRLDIPPLRERREDIGLLFQHFALIASAQYNREIPTLSAERLHSLMLHDWPGNVRELRNLAERYVLLGESGSFDFDDRLITDSDGGATTSLPDQVERFEKMLIQAALSRSGGSIRDTLEFLGLPRKTLYDKMKKYGLDKSDFK from the coding sequence ATGCCGACAAAGGATACCACCCAGGATCGCCCCGTTATTCTGGTGGATGACGAGAAGCATATTCGTCTGGCGGCCGGCCAGACGCTGGAGCTGGCCGGTTACGACGTAACGACCCTGGAGCGCGGCGAGCGGGTGCTGGAGCTGCTCAGTGACGACTGGAACGGCGTGCTGATTTCCGATATCAACATGCCCGGCATGGACGGGCTCGAACTGCTGGAGCGGGTGCGGGCCATAGATGCGGATCTGCCCATGATCCTGATTACCGGCCACGGCGACATCTCGATGGCGGTGGCCGCCATGCGGGCCGGTGCCTACGACTTTATCGAGAAACCCTTTGCCGCTGACCTGCTGCTGGATGTGGTGCGCCGGGCCATGGAAAAGCGGGCCCTGACCATAGAGAACCGGCGCCTGACGCTGGAGCTGGAAGCCCAGAGTGCGCCGGGGCCGCGCTTGCTGGGCAATGCCCCGGCGATTAAACAGCTGCGCCGCCTGCTGCACAGCATCGCCGATGCACCCGCCGACATCATGATCCAGGCGGAAACCGGGTCGGGCAAGGACCTGATGGCGCGTTATATCCATGAGCACAGCGCGCGACGCGAGCACAATTTCGTCGCCATCAACTGCGGTGCCGTACCGGAAAACCTGATCGAGTCCGAGCTGTTCGGGCATGAAAAGGGCGCCTTCACCGATGCCCGAAGCCGGCGTATCGGCAAGTTCGAACACGCCAATGGCGGCACCTTGTTTCTTGACGAAATAGAGAGCATGCCACTGGCGCTGCAGATCAAGCTTTTGCGGGTACTGGAGGAGCGCGCCATCGAACGGCTGGGCTCCAATGAGCTGATCGCGCTGGACCTGCGGGTAATCGCCGCCAGCAAAACCGACCTCAAGGCGCTGGCGGCCCGGGGCGAGTTCCGTGAAGACCTGTATTACCGGCTCAATGTGGTAAGACTCGACATACCGCCATTGCGCGAGCGGCGCGAGGATATCGGTTTGCTGTTTCAGCATTTCGCCCTCATCGCCTCGGCGCAGTACAACCGCGAGATACCCACGCTGTCGGCCGAACGCTTGCACAGCCTGATGCTGCACGACTGGCCCGGTAATGTGCGTGAACTGCGCAACCTGGCCGAACGCTACGTGCTGCTCGGTGAGTCCGGCAGTTTTGATTTTGATGACCGCCTGATTACCGACAGCGATGGCGGGGCCACGACCTCGCTGCCGGACCAGGTGGAGCGTTTTGAAAAAATGCTGATCCAGGCGGCGCTGTCGCGCAGCGGTGGCTCCATCAGGGACACGCTGGAGTTTCTCGGTTTGCCGCGCAAGACGCTCTACGACAAGATGAAAAAGTACGGCCTGGACAAGAGCGACTTCAAGTAA
- a CDS encoding TRAP transporter substrate-binding protein: MKNLTLALSALALSALALSISATTAFAACESGEIVAKLSHVTGGTTHPKVVAANNFAQRVNDEMNGVMCVEVFPNSTLFGDSKELEALLLGDVQILAPSLSKFGSYSSKYGVFDLPFIFKDMDAAIRFTQSESGKGLLNEMQDVGFVGLGYWMSGMKYFSANKPLIAPADAQGMKFRVQTSDVAKAMIEAMGASPQPMAFAEVYGALQTGVVDGQENTWSNIYTQKFFEVQDSVTETNHQLLAYLFMTSSEFLDGLEPDVRTQFLAIADEVTQAANEDVKAAEAANRANILEAGGKINTLDADQRQKWVDTMKPVWDQFEGEIGADLIKAAAGS; this comes from the coding sequence ATGAAAAACCTCACTCTGGCCCTGTCTGCGCTGGCGCTGTCTGCGCTGGCGCTGTCTATATCTGCTACTACGGCATTCGCCGCCTGCGAGAGCGGCGAGATTGTTGCCAAGCTGAGTCATGTGACCGGCGGAACCACACACCCCAAGGTGGTTGCAGCCAATAACTTTGCCCAGCGCGTTAACGACGAAATGAACGGCGTGATGTGCGTTGAGGTGTTCCCGAACTCCACGCTGTTTGGCGACAGCAAGGAACTCGAAGCCCTGCTGCTCGGAGACGTGCAGATTCTGGCGCCCTCGCTGTCCAAGTTCGGCTCCTACAGCTCCAAGTACGGTGTTTTCGACCTGCCGTTTATTTTCAAGGACATGGACGCTGCCATTCGCTTCACCCAGTCTGAATCTGGCAAGGGTTTGCTGAACGAAATGCAGGATGTCGGCTTTGTCGGCCTGGGCTACTGGATGTCCGGCATGAAGTACTTCTCGGCCAACAAGCCGCTGATTGCCCCGGCGGACGCCCAGGGCATGAAGTTCCGCGTGCAGACCTCCGATGTGGCCAAGGCCATGATCGAAGCCATGGGCGCGTCGCCGCAGCCGATGGCCTTTGCCGAGGTTTACGGTGCCCTGCAGACCGGTGTGGTGGATGGCCAGGAAAACACCTGGTCCAACATCTATACCCAGAAATTCTTCGAAGTGCAGGACAGCGTGACCGAAACCAACCATCAGCTGCTGGCCTACCTGTTCATGACCTCGTCCGAGTTCCTGGATGGGCTGGAGCCCGATGTACGCACTCAGTTTCTCGCCATCGCCGATGAGGTGACCCAGGCGGCGAACGAAGACGTTAAGGCGGCTGAAGCGGCCAACCGTGCCAACATTCTGGAAGCCGGTGGCAAGATCAATACCCTGGACGCGGATCAGCGTCAGAAGTGGGTCGATACCATGAAGCCGGTCTGGGATCAGTTTGAAGGCGAAATCGGTGCTGATCTGATCAAGGCCGCAGCCGGCTCCTGA
- a CDS encoding ATP-binding protein produces MNDTQRASQTSISTVRATRPVAVILLLLLFLFLMAQVSVLVRQQALEDVKLRSAADMNRYILSLQQKLDRYKDLPQLLASHSELLNALLHENDADARMRANLYLERVNSTIGTTDAYLMNAAGETIAASNWWQDKTFIGQNFSFRPYYTQAMAGKAGRYFALGTTSNKRGYFYSYPVRIGGRVGGVIVVKIDLNDIEGDWNDPLLDILVTDEDGIIVISTRPDWKFRTLKPLAQQDLSRIVDSLRYGTEPLTSLDILWRDQGPDGSQLITLVEGSRKDNPSLDGVRTRHYLLQSSPVPNSGLSVAVLASMKPVEQRVFRALLLSAIVYFALLLLVLFILARGRIKQERALFRQRELHALEENDARIRAIIDNTQAGLITLDGQGRIESCNPTAEKLFHYLEADIRGDYFSKLLARPDRPVCWQHITAAPGDSTQELHIEAAARRADGSLFPIELTIGRMAANGEHHFIVTIHDITERKQQETQLQRAQLLLESRVEQRTQDLTLANARLQREIGQHQQTQNELIQTAKLAVLGQMSAGINHELNQPLTAIRSYADNGRVFLQRGRAERAEANLEEISQLTERMAKIIHPLKEFARVSSGAPEPVCLKAVRDGALSILYGRLDRQSVSIHWPPGLGNVYVLGDTLRLEQVLVNLLGNAMQALEDQPDGRIDIDLECSDEVVRLSVRDSGPGISPEYLEHLFEPFFTTKKAGQGLGLGLSISHRIVESLGGQLQASNHPDGGACFTLVLRAVAQPSITE; encoded by the coding sequence ATGAACGATACTCAACGTGCTTCCCAGACATCGATTTCCACTGTACGGGCGACGCGTCCGGTTGCAGTGATACTGCTGTTGCTGCTGTTCCTGTTTCTGATGGCGCAGGTCTCGGTACTGGTGCGTCAGCAGGCACTGGAGGATGTCAAGCTGCGCAGTGCCGCGGACATGAATCGCTATATCCTGAGCCTGCAGCAGAAACTGGATCGCTACAAGGATCTGCCCCAGTTGCTGGCCTCTCACTCCGAGCTGCTCAATGCGCTGCTGCACGAGAATGACGCCGATGCGCGCATGCGGGCGAACCTGTACCTGGAGCGGGTCAACAGTACCATCGGTACCACCGATGCCTATCTGATGAATGCTGCGGGCGAAACGATAGCGGCGAGTAACTGGTGGCAGGACAAAACCTTTATCGGCCAGAACTTTTCCTTCAGGCCCTACTACACGCAGGCCATGGCGGGGAAGGCCGGGCGTTATTTTGCGCTGGGCACGACATCAAACAAGCGCGGATACTTCTATTCCTACCCGGTACGCATCGGCGGCCGGGTTGGCGGCGTCATCGTCGTCAAGATCGACCTCAATGATATCGAGGGCGACTGGAACGATCCGCTGCTGGATATCCTGGTAACCGATGAAGATGGCATCATCGTGATATCCACCCGGCCTGACTGGAAATTCCGCACGCTCAAGCCTTTGGCGCAGCAGGATCTGTCCCGCATCGTCGACAGCCTGCGCTACGGCACCGAGCCGCTGACCTCGCTGGATATCCTGTGGCGCGACCAGGGCCCCGATGGCAGTCAGCTGATCACGCTGGTGGAAGGCTCGCGCAAGGACAACCCCAGTCTGGATGGCGTGCGCACACGGCACTACCTGCTGCAGAGCAGCCCGGTGCCCAACAGCGGGCTCAGTGTGGCGGTGCTGGCCAGCATGAAGCCGGTTGAGCAGCGGGTATTTCGCGCCCTGCTGCTGAGCGCCATTGTCTACTTCGCGCTGCTGTTGCTGGTGCTGTTCATTTTGGCTCGCGGCCGTATCAAGCAGGAGCGTGCGCTCTTCCGACAGCGTGAACTGCATGCGCTGGAGGAAAACGACGCCCGCATCCGGGCCATTATCGACAATACCCAGGCCGGGCTGATTACCCTGGATGGCCAGGGACGTATCGAGTCCTGCAATCCCACGGCCGAGAAACTGTTCCATTACCTCGAAGCGGATATTCGTGGCGACTATTTCAGCAAGTTGCTGGCCCGCCCCGACAGGCCCGTCTGTTGGCAGCACATCACAGCGGCACCGGGTGATAGCACGCAGGAGTTGCATATCGAGGCAGCGGCACGGCGTGCGGATGGTTCGCTGTTTCCGATTGAACTGACGATAGGCCGCATGGCGGCCAACGGTGAACATCACTTTATCGTGACCATCCATGATATTACCGAGCGCAAGCAGCAGGAGACACAGCTGCAGCGGGCGCAGCTGCTGCTTGAAAGCCGGGTGGAGCAGCGTACCCAGGACCTCACCCTGGCCAATGCGCGCTTGCAGCGGGAGATCGGCCAGCACCAGCAGACCCAGAACGAGTTGATCCAGACAGCCAAGCTGGCGGTGCTCGGGCAGATGTCCGCCGGGATCAATCATGAGCTGAACCAGCCGCTCACCGCGATTCGCAGCTATGCCGACAATGGCCGTGTCTTTCTGCAGCGCGGGCGAGCGGAGCGGGCCGAGGCCAATCTTGAAGAGATTTCCCAGCTGACCGAGCGCATGGCCAAGATCATCCATCCGCTGAAAGAGTTTGCCCGGGTCAGCAGCGGGGCACCGGAACCGGTCTGCCTGAAGGCGGTCCGCGATGGTGCCTTGTCGATCCTGTACGGTCGGCTGGATCGGCAGTCAGTAAGTATTCACTGGCCGCCGGGACTGGGAAATGTCTATGTTCTGGGGGATACCCTGCGCCTGGAACAGGTACTGGTGAACCTGCTGGGCAATGCCATGCAGGCACTGGAAGACCAGCCTGACGGGCGCATCGATATTGACCTGGAATGCAGTGATGAAGTCGTTCGGCTGAGCGTGCGGGACAGTGGCCCCGGTATTTCCCCGGAATACCTGGAGCACCTGTTCGAGCCGTTTTTTACCACCAAGAAAGCCGGCCAGGGGCTGGGGCTGGGTTTGTCCATTTCCCATCGTATTGTGGAAAGCCTCGGTGGCCAGCTGCAGGCCAGTAATCACCCCGATGGTGGTGCCTGTTTTACGCTGGTGTTGCGCGCCGTCGCCCAGCCCTCCATTACCGAATAG
- a CDS encoding TRAP transporter large permease, which yields MDAIILFVMVLGLLFLGLPVGISLGLSSILFITFFSSDSLSSVAISLFGVGQHYTLLAIPFFILASAFMSTGGVAKRLINFAIASVGHFRGGLAMASVLACMMFAALSGSSPATVVAIGSIAIAGMCQVGYSKDFASGVIANAGTLGILIPPSIVMVVYSAATDVSVGRMFLAGVIPGLMAGFMLMLAIYVVARIKNLPAEPWKGFGEIVRGGKEAGWGLFLIVIIMGGIYGGVFTPTEAAVVAAVYAMLIALFVYRDMGPLKEMPWVSDSDTDVARVGFNGSVYGVSFFLVWMIMSFFATAQNESITAGERAVWGLGMSLVIALFYIHKRGKHLGAPLVRCLVSSLPIWRRNLVAIGRSFFPAIVGGESRKVILEGTKTTVMLMFIIANALLFAHTLSSERIPQMVTEWMLDAGFNWFTFLIAVNVLLLIGGQFMEPSGLLVIVAPVVFPIAMALGVDPIHLGIIMVVNMEIGMITPPIGLNLFVTSGITGMSLTRVVKAAMPFVAVLFVFLILVTYIPWLSTFLPYSIMGPEIITK from the coding sequence GTGGATGCAATAATTCTGTTTGTGATGGTGCTGGGCCTGCTGTTTCTGGGCCTGCCGGTCGGTATCTCGCTGGGATTGTCTTCGATCCTGTTTATCACCTTCTTTTCCAGTGATTCACTGTCCTCGGTGGCCATATCGCTGTTTGGCGTCGGCCAGCACTATACGTTGCTGGCCATCCCGTTCTTCATTCTGGCCTCGGCCTTCATGTCCACCGGGGGGGTGGCCAAGCGCCTGATCAATTTTGCCATCGCCAGTGTCGGACACTTTCGTGGCGGCCTGGCCATGGCGTCGGTCCTGGCGTGCATGATGTTTGCCGCGCTGTCGGGCTCCTCGCCGGCCACGGTGGTGGCCATCGGCAGCATTGCCATCGCTGGCATGTGCCAGGTGGGATACTCCAAGGACTTCGCCTCCGGGGTTATCGCCAACGCCGGTACCCTGGGTATCCTGATTCCGCCGTCCATCGTCATGGTGGTCTATTCCGCTGCGACGGATGTGTCCGTCGGGCGCATGTTCCTGGCGGGCGTGATTCCGGGGCTGATGGCCGGCTTTATGCTGATGCTGGCCATCTATGTGGTGGCGCGTATCAAGAACCTGCCGGCCGAGCCCTGGAAAGGCTTTGGCGAGATTGTACGCGGCGGCAAGGAAGCGGGCTGGGGTCTGTTCCTGATCGTGATCATCATGGGCGGCATCTACGGCGGTGTCTTTACGCCGACGGAAGCGGCCGTGGTGGCAGCGGTCTATGCCATGCTGATCGCGCTCTTTGTCTACCGTGACATGGGACCGCTCAAAGAGATGCCCTGGGTCTCTGACAGTGATACCGATGTGGCACGGGTGGGCTTTAATGGCAGTGTGTACGGCGTCTCCTTCTTCCTTGTCTGGATGATCATGTCGTTCTTTGCAACCGCCCAGAACGAATCGATCACCGCCGGTGAACGTGCCGTCTGGGGCCTGGGCATGAGCCTGGTGATCGCGCTGTTCTATATCCACAAGCGCGGCAAGCACCTGGGCGCGCCCCTGGTGCGCTGCCTGGTGTCCAGTCTGCCGATCTGGCGCCGCAACCTGGTCGCCATCGGGCGCAGCTTCTTCCCGGCCATCGTCGGAGGGGAAAGCCGCAAGGTGATTCTGGAAGGCACCAAAACCACGGTGATGCTGATGTTCATCATTGCCAACGCGCTGCTGTTCGCCCATACGCTGTCGTCCGAACGGATTCCGCAGATGGTGACCGAGTGGATGCTGGATGCGGGCTTCAACTGGTTTACCTTCCTGATCGCGGTCAACGTGCTGCTGCTCATTGGTGGCCAGTTCATGGAGCCCTCCGGTTTGCTGGTGATCGTCGCGCCAGTGGTATTCCCCATTGCCATGGCGCTGGGTGTTGACCCGATTCACCTGGGGATCATTATGGTGGTGAACATGGAGATCGGCATGATCACGCCCCCCATCGGGCTGAACCTGTTCGTGACGTCGGGCATAACGGGCATGAGTCTGACGCGGGTGGTCAAGGCGGCGATGCCGTTTGTGGCCGTGCTGTTCGTGTTCCTGATCCTTGTGACCTACATCCCCTGGCTGTCGACGTTCCTGCCCTACAGCATCATGGGGCCGGAGATTATCACCAAGTAG